From the Diospyros lotus cultivar Yz01 chromosome 13, ASM1463336v1, whole genome shotgun sequence genome, one window contains:
- the LOC127789283 gene encoding putative receptor protein kinase ZmPK1 isoform X2, with the protein MVLTDVDGTIVWETNTSSTDARRAELLNSGNLVLKDPQGKILWQSFDFPTDTLLPSQRFTKGKKLTSSLRKGGYASGYFSFYFDNDNMLKLIYDGPEISSLYWPNPDWTVFQNGRTNYNSSRIAVLDEMGGFLSSDQFNFRASDMGLVIKRRLTMDYDGNLRLYSLNNKTRQWMVTWEALSQPCDIHGVCGKYGVCVYVPEPRCSCPPGYEVSDPSDWKQGCKPRFNKTCSNFKDVKFVELVHTDFYGFDLNYGILISFEACRELCLGDCRCEAFSYRLTGAGQCLTKSALFNGYQSPAFQGSIYLRLPATVEETSAHTIFNATDLICNSRDAEIVQNYTSMYLLSGKRVKWVYLYSFAAAIGAIEIFILLGGWLLFGRQGLPDTIEDGYRATISQFRRFSYSELKSATGNFREELGKGGSGAVYRGFLSDERVVAVKRLGDAFQGEEEFWAEVSIIGKINHMNLVRMWGFCSQGSHRLLVYEYIENRSLDGHLFSKKVIGWKERFKVAVGTAKALAYLHHECLEWVIHCDVKPGNILLDKDYEPKVADFGLAKLAQRGGAGSEFTRIRGTKGYMAPEWALNLPITAKVDVYSYGVVILEMVRGIRLSNWVGDNAEEQEAELTRFVRTVKRKIQSGEDWVEDVVDPRLEGQFDKSQAATLVATGLSCIEEDRNKRPAMASVVQVLVESENEN; encoded by the coding sequence ATGGTCTTAACCGATGTCGATGGCACTATTGTCTGGGAGACCAATACCAGCTCTACTGATGCTCGGAGAGCTGAGCTTCTCAACTCCGGCAACCTTGTTCTCAAGGACCCACAGGGTAAAATTCTCTGGCAAAGCTTTGATTTTCCCACTGATACACTGTTACCTTCGCAGAGATTTACCAAGGGCAAGAAGTTGACATCTTCATTAAGGAAAGGTGGTTATGCTTCTGGGTACTTTAgcttttattttgataatgataaTATGTTAAAGTTGATCTATGATGGACCTGAAATATCAAGCTTGTATTGGCCTAATCCTGATTGGACTGTCTTCCAAAATGGAAGAACAAACTACAATAGTAGCAGGATTGCTGTTTTGGATGAAATGGGTGGGTTCTTATCAAGTGACCAGTTCAACTTTCGTGCATCTGATATGGGTCTTGTAATCAAAAGGAGACTCACAATGGATTATGATGGCAATCTGAGGCTTTATAGCTTGAATAACAAGACTAGGCAGTGGATGGTGACATGGGAAGCTCTTTCACAGCCGTGCGACATTCATGGTGTGTGTGGCAAATACGGCGTTTGTGTTTATGTCCCAGAGCCAAGGTGTTCATGCCCCCCTGGTTACGAGGTAAGTGATCCGAGTGATTGGAAACAGGGTTGCAAGCCTAGGTTCaacaaaacttgttcaaattTTAAGGATGTGAAATTTGTGGAGCTCGTGCATACAGATTTCTACGGGTTTGATCTTAATTATGGCATATTGATTTCATTTGAAGCGTGTAGGGAGCTTTGCTTGGGGGATTGTCGTTGTGAAGCATTTAGCTATAGGTTAACAGGAGCCGGACAGTGTTTGACGAAGAGTGCTCTTTTCAATGGTTATCAGTCTCCTGCTTTCCAAGGCAGCATTTACTTAAGGCTGCCTGCAACTGTGGAGGAGACATCAGCGCACACAATTTTCAACGCCACCGATCTCATATGCAATTCCAGGGATGCTGAAATTGTTCAGAATTATACTTCCATGTATCTTTTATCTGGAAAGAGGGTGAAATGGGTTTATTTATACTCATTCGCTGCAGCCATTGGGGCAATTGAAATCTTCATCCTTTTAGGGGGCTGGCTTCTGTTCGGGAGACAAGGTTTGCCTGATACAATTGAAGATGGATATCGAGCGACAATCAGTCAATTCAGAAGATTTAGTTACTCTGAACTCAAGAGTGCTACCGGAAACTTTAGGGAAGAGCTGGGAAAAGGTGGCTCTGGCGCCGTTTATAGGGGTTTTTTGAGCGATGAAAGAGTGGTGGCAGTGAAGAGATTGGGAGACGCATTTCaaggggaagaagagttctGGGCGGAAGTGAGCATAATAGGGAAAATCAATCATATGAACCTAGTCAGAATGTGGGGATTTTGCTCCCAAGGGAGCCACAGACTCTTGGTCTACGAGTACATAGAAAATCGTTCGCTGGATGGGCACTTATTCTCCAAAAAAGTTATTGGATGGAAGGAGAGGTTTAAAGTTGCAGTAGGGACTGCCAAGGCCTTGGCCTACCTTCACCATGAATGCCTAGAATGGGTTATCCACTGTGATGTGAAGCCGGGAAATATACTTCTGGACAAGGACTATGAACCAAAGGTTGCAGATTTCGGGCTTGCAAAGCTGGCTCAGAGAGGTGGCGCTGGTTCTGAGTTTACTCGAATTAGAGGAACAAAAGGGTATATGGCTCCGGAGTGGGCTCTGAACCTGCCCATCACTGCAAAAGTCGACGTCTACAGCTATGGAGTTGTGATCCTGGAGATGGTAAGGGGAATTCGGCTTTCCAATTGGGTGGGGGACAATGCCGAGGAACAGGAAGCAGAGCTTACAAGGTTTGTGAGGACGGTGAAGAGAAAAATTCAAAGTGGAGAAGATTGGGTGGAGGATGTGGTGGATCCCAGATTAGAAGGGCAGTTCGACAAGAGCCAGGCAGCAACACTGGTTGCGACTGGTCTTTCTTGTATCGAGGAAGACAGAAACAAGCGACCGGCAATGGCTTCAGTTGTTCAAGTTCTAGTGGAATCCGAAAACGAAAATTAG
- the LOC127789283 gene encoding putative receptor protein kinase ZmPK1 isoform X1 → MENPFPLLSSSFPSAVFFFLIASLFTPTASKIHNYFERPSSLSVEDASSAAISSPDNSFTCGFHEVGSNAYVFGIWFTHSINKTIVWTANRDKPVNGTGSRISLRGDGAMVLTDVDGTIVWETNTSSTDARRAELLNSGNLVLKDPQGKILWQSFDFPTDTLLPSQRFTKGKKLTSSLRKGGYASGYFSFYFDNDNMLKLIYDGPEISSLYWPNPDWTVFQNGRTNYNSSRIAVLDEMGGFLSSDQFNFRASDMGLVIKRRLTMDYDGNLRLYSLNNKTRQWMVTWEALSQPCDIHGVCGKYGVCVYVPEPRCSCPPGYEVSDPSDWKQGCKPRFNKTCSNFKDVKFVELVHTDFYGFDLNYGILISFEACRELCLGDCRCEAFSYRLTGAGQCLTKSALFNGYQSPAFQGSIYLRLPATVEETSAHTIFNATDLICNSRDAEIVQNYTSMYLLSGKRVKWVYLYSFAAAIGAIEIFILLGGWLLFGRQGLPDTIEDGYRATISQFRRFSYSELKSATGNFREELGKGGSGAVYRGFLSDERVVAVKRLGDAFQGEEEFWAEVSIIGKINHMNLVRMWGFCSQGSHRLLVYEYIENRSLDGHLFSKKVIGWKERFKVAVGTAKALAYLHHECLEWVIHCDVKPGNILLDKDYEPKVADFGLAKLAQRGGAGSEFTRIRGTKGYMAPEWALNLPITAKVDVYSYGVVILEMVRGIRLSNWVGDNAEEQEAELTRFVRTVKRKIQSGEDWVEDVVDPRLEGQFDKSQAATLVATGLSCIEEDRNKRPAMASVVQVLVESENEN, encoded by the coding sequence ATGGAAAATCcatttcctcttctttcttcatcGTTCCCGTCCGctgttttcttctttctaaTCGCTTCCTTGTTCACTCCCACAGCTTCCAAGATTCACAATTATTTCGAAAGGCCGTCTTCTCTGTCTGTTGAGGATGCTTCTTCGGCTGCCATCTCTTCCCCGGACAATTCCTTCACCTGCGGCTTCCATGAGGTTGGAAGCAACGCTTATGTTTTTGGCATTTGGTTCACGCATTCCATTAATAAAACCATTGTTTGGACGGCCAATCGGGACAAGCCGGTCAATGGCACTGGTTCCAGGATTTCTCTGCGGGGTGATGGAGCCATGGTCTTAACCGATGTCGATGGCACTATTGTCTGGGAGACCAATACCAGCTCTACTGATGCTCGGAGAGCTGAGCTTCTCAACTCCGGCAACCTTGTTCTCAAGGACCCACAGGGTAAAATTCTCTGGCAAAGCTTTGATTTTCCCACTGATACACTGTTACCTTCGCAGAGATTTACCAAGGGCAAGAAGTTGACATCTTCATTAAGGAAAGGTGGTTATGCTTCTGGGTACTTTAgcttttattttgataatgataaTATGTTAAAGTTGATCTATGATGGACCTGAAATATCAAGCTTGTATTGGCCTAATCCTGATTGGACTGTCTTCCAAAATGGAAGAACAAACTACAATAGTAGCAGGATTGCTGTTTTGGATGAAATGGGTGGGTTCTTATCAAGTGACCAGTTCAACTTTCGTGCATCTGATATGGGTCTTGTAATCAAAAGGAGACTCACAATGGATTATGATGGCAATCTGAGGCTTTATAGCTTGAATAACAAGACTAGGCAGTGGATGGTGACATGGGAAGCTCTTTCACAGCCGTGCGACATTCATGGTGTGTGTGGCAAATACGGCGTTTGTGTTTATGTCCCAGAGCCAAGGTGTTCATGCCCCCCTGGTTACGAGGTAAGTGATCCGAGTGATTGGAAACAGGGTTGCAAGCCTAGGTTCaacaaaacttgttcaaattTTAAGGATGTGAAATTTGTGGAGCTCGTGCATACAGATTTCTACGGGTTTGATCTTAATTATGGCATATTGATTTCATTTGAAGCGTGTAGGGAGCTTTGCTTGGGGGATTGTCGTTGTGAAGCATTTAGCTATAGGTTAACAGGAGCCGGACAGTGTTTGACGAAGAGTGCTCTTTTCAATGGTTATCAGTCTCCTGCTTTCCAAGGCAGCATTTACTTAAGGCTGCCTGCAACTGTGGAGGAGACATCAGCGCACACAATTTTCAACGCCACCGATCTCATATGCAATTCCAGGGATGCTGAAATTGTTCAGAATTATACTTCCATGTATCTTTTATCTGGAAAGAGGGTGAAATGGGTTTATTTATACTCATTCGCTGCAGCCATTGGGGCAATTGAAATCTTCATCCTTTTAGGGGGCTGGCTTCTGTTCGGGAGACAAGGTTTGCCTGATACAATTGAAGATGGATATCGAGCGACAATCAGTCAATTCAGAAGATTTAGTTACTCTGAACTCAAGAGTGCTACCGGAAACTTTAGGGAAGAGCTGGGAAAAGGTGGCTCTGGCGCCGTTTATAGGGGTTTTTTGAGCGATGAAAGAGTGGTGGCAGTGAAGAGATTGGGAGACGCATTTCaaggggaagaagagttctGGGCGGAAGTGAGCATAATAGGGAAAATCAATCATATGAACCTAGTCAGAATGTGGGGATTTTGCTCCCAAGGGAGCCACAGACTCTTGGTCTACGAGTACATAGAAAATCGTTCGCTGGATGGGCACTTATTCTCCAAAAAAGTTATTGGATGGAAGGAGAGGTTTAAAGTTGCAGTAGGGACTGCCAAGGCCTTGGCCTACCTTCACCATGAATGCCTAGAATGGGTTATCCACTGTGATGTGAAGCCGGGAAATATACTTCTGGACAAGGACTATGAACCAAAGGTTGCAGATTTCGGGCTTGCAAAGCTGGCTCAGAGAGGTGGCGCTGGTTCTGAGTTTACTCGAATTAGAGGAACAAAAGGGTATATGGCTCCGGAGTGGGCTCTGAACCTGCCCATCACTGCAAAAGTCGACGTCTACAGCTATGGAGTTGTGATCCTGGAGATGGTAAGGGGAATTCGGCTTTCCAATTGGGTGGGGGACAATGCCGAGGAACAGGAAGCAGAGCTTACAAGGTTTGTGAGGACGGTGAAGAGAAAAATTCAAAGTGGAGAAGATTGGGTGGAGGATGTGGTGGATCCCAGATTAGAAGGGCAGTTCGACAAGAGCCAGGCAGCAACACTGGTTGCGACTGGTCTTTCTTGTATCGAGGAAGACAGAAACAAGCGACCGGCAATGGCTTCAGTTGTTCAAGTTCTAGTGGAATCCGAAAACGAAAATTAG